The nucleotide sequence CCTAGGGCCCCTGCGCTGCCCGCGCCCCAGGCCGGGCCGCCCTTCCTGTGCCCGCCGTGTGGCCGGAGTTTCAGCAAGCGCGCCAGCCTGCTCAGCCACCCGTGCGTGCCCAGTCCCCACGCGACCAGCAGGTGCGGCCAGTGTGGGAAAGGCTTCCGAAACCCGAGGGAGCTCGGCTACCACAGGCGCACACACCTCGGGGACAGGCCCTTCTGCTGCCCACTCTGCGACAAGACCTACTGCGACGCGTCAGGGCTGAGTCGCCACCGCCGCGTCCACCTGGGCTACCGgccccactcctgcccctgctGTGGGAAGTGCTTCCGGGACCGGTCCGAGCTCAGACGCCACCAGAAGACACACCAGAACCAGGATCGGGTGGCCGGAGACCAGAAGCCCATCGGGACTGTCCCAGGCGCCGGAGCTCAGGAGCGCGCCGACGGGAGCCAGGGGTCCAGCCAGAAGCTTGTGGCCGTGACTCACGCCCTGGTGGCCAGGGCCCGAGAAGCCACGACTGGAACCCAGGGTCCTGTGGCCAGGACGCAGCCAGGGACTGATGGGAAGCCTGTGACCACTGTGAGACTGTGGGCAGCAGCCCCGGGACCTGGGACCAGGATGCACACGCCCAGCCCGAGAGCCCCCTGCCTGGACCCCAGGCCCCACGGCCCCCCAGTGAAGCCCTCAAGACTCAAGGTGTTCTCTTGCCCCCATTGTCCTTTGACTTTCGGCAAGAAAGCGTGTCTCTCCAGCCACCAGCAGGCCCATGTCTCAGGGCAGCCCCGCAGCTGCTTCCGCTGTGGCAAGTCCTTTAGCTCATCGTTGGCGCTGGTCAGACACCAGCAGACGCACTGGAGGCAGAAGACCTACCGCTGCCCAGTGTGTGATGTCTGCTTTGGGGACAGGGACAGCCTCCTGGGTCACTGGGGGGACTCCAAAAGCCAGGACCTGTGTCTGGGCAACCTTCAGGTGTGCTGGGCCGTCCTGGGCCAGTGGCTTAGCTTCTTTCGTGAAGCCCCCCGTTTGTCAGGGAAGGTGATGGACCTGTCCCGGGACTCAGGCTCCCGGGACAGGGTGAGAAGGGCCGGGGGGGGACGCCGGAGGGGGGAGAGCAGGTGAGCCCAGGCCTCGCTAACCGAGGTCTCCCTCGTGTTTGATTCTACTGATGCGCTTGCAGGGTCAGGGGCCCacgcaggggcggggaggggtgacCAGGGAAATGCTGAAAAGACGACATGAGAAGTGGCACACGGAAACTCCCGTACGTTAATTAGCACCTGCCATTTTCTTTGTGTCTGATCGACCGTCAAGTGGTAATTGTTGAGAAGACAGTGGCGGCTGTGGTAGGGCTGAGGGGAGCGGAAGGAGGTGGGGGGTCGGGGGTCCCATCCCTGCAACACGGAAGTCCAGCCGGTGTTCGGGTGCGGCCCTTGCTGCTGCccgcggggcagggaggggggcagatgaGGGGGCTCCAGGGCTCTCGCTCCCCCTGCTCCTCGCGGCAGCCTCCACACccctcagctctgcccctcaGGATGGACGCCGGGGAAGAAACAACCCCCATCGGCGATGTTGGCGGACAGGAATCGGCGGCAGGGAGGCGGCTGGTCTCAGTCCTGCCTGCGTTCCTGAGCAGCACAGGTGTCGTCCGTCGGAGAGAGGAAGGCCTGCTTGGCCGCAGCGGCGGCTTCCAGATGGAGGGCGAGGCGAGTGGCCGGGGTGGGCAGCCCGACGGGGGGGCGCAGGGGAAAGGTAGATGGGAGAAGAGGACGCAGCCTTCCTGGAAATGCAGATTGGATGTCCCTGTGGCGGGGAGGCCAGTGAGTGTGCGGCGGGTGGAGGCCACACCCCGGGAGCCCATGCGAGGGCCACCAGGCTGCCCTCCAGGCTGGCCAGGATGCGGCATCGCTCAGAAGGGGTTTCCTGGAAGGAGTAGGAAATGCCCTGACAACCTGTTTGCCGAGCCTGGATCCGCGGAGAGGAAAGGCCCCCAGGAATCCCCTGGCCTCGAGGCCCTCCGCAACCCCTCTGGCTGGCCGGAGGGAAGGCCCTGCAGGCCGCAGCGATGAGGGACGGCCACCCCGAcccacacccctcctccctgcctgcttggTGTTCCCTTCTCAGCTTataaagggagaagaaaacttaCTTAGCTCCTCAAGAAACTgccctggaaaaaaagaaaaatccatgacTGGTGGAAGATGacccgcccctccccacacagcaccccccaccccgcccctgctctGTAGCGGCCCCACACCACTGAGAGCCCgttccccccccacacccccacacctgcAAGTCTCCGGTGCAGCCAGTTGTAGCAGATGACCAAGGCCAGCAGGGGTCCGAGCACTGGCACCAGCACAAACAGGGTTATCTTCCAGCAGGGCACCCTCAGGAAGTGGGGGTCTGAGCGTGGCCACAGAACAAACTGGGTTAGAGggtgtcccctgccccctccccccagtctgCGTATTGTTGGGCTTCTTAACTGGCTGAATGGGCCCAAGAACACACAGCTCTGTCTGTGCAGAGTTCAGGCATCTGGGGAACTCCAGTGACAACGGTGCGGAATCCCGGTTCTCACCAGCCTTTAATTGAATTTAgcatttcttccattaaaaatggAGGCCACAAACCAGTCGTCAACAGTACCTATGACCCTGTTACCAACAGAAACCACAGATAAACTCTCATTCCCGCTGGAGTTGTTGCTGAAATCTGGAAATATCTATCAATATTTGGACAAAATTATTGGACCTGCTGCTACGTTGTTTAGTGCGTTTTTGTTGTTTGAAGAAGCATTTGTCACTATATGACAGATGGGTTTATGTTTTGATGCCTGTACTTCAGTGGTTTTCTCAGCAACTGTATGTGTTATCTGtgacccttttaaaaaaacattattctggagAAGGGTCCATTAGGTTTCACCAGAATGTCCAGGAGATTCATGGTACCGAAAGGTAGTACCTTTGCTTTGAATCCACCAGAGATCACTTTCCTCCCTTTGCGGGGTGTGTGCTCTGCATGCTGATGGGAGTCCTAAGTGCTAGGGGGGGTGCCCCCTGTTCAGGAAGGCTGCTCAGGGCAGCGACCGACCCTCTGTGCTCTGCATTAAGGCATCTTAGCATTTCTGCAACATCCATGCAGCGGGGATGTGGGTGCCCCTCTGTTGCAGGCATTGTCCTTCAGCATTGGGGACACTGCAGTGAACAAAAAGGACAGGGATTGTAGTCTTGAAGGGCCAACATTGTAAAGGGGCTTGGTGtgtcttcctccaggaagccttccctgatcagTCCCGTAGAGTCACTTGTTCTGTGCTCCTAAGGACACTTCTACCATGTAGGTTTCATCAGCAATGCATAAGTAGTCGGTCCTCCATGATGTTGGTGTCATGTCCCCAACTGGATGGCCAGCATGCCTGGGAGGGCCCGGGTACCTCCCCTCCATAATTTCTGCACACAGACGCCTTGGTCTCCCTGCTGCAGGGGTCGGCGGGCCAGGCTGCGGGTACAGTGCGTGGCCCGGAGAGGCGCCACAGGAGCGCTTGCTAGCAACATCTCCGTGTGACTTCCTCAAAAAGGCAGCgggaagggaagaggcaggaaaCCAACTGGGAGCGAGGGTTCTTATTTCCCCCGCGGACTGGGGCCCACCCACACCGGGCTGACCGGGTCCTGGCACTTACCAAACGTCCGGTGCAGGTTCTCTGAAAGGGAACACAGGGAGGGACTCAGTGGGGCACTCAGAGGAGACCCCTACCCCTGGGAGCCTCTGCGATCCGGTCACTTAAAACTCAGGAGTGAGGAACgcccctggaggaaggggagctgATGGACTCTGCCCGGGCTGCGGCAGAGGAAGGAGTCCGGCCACAGCTCCTGGCTGGCCGCGGGGTCCGAAATACTAGCGGAGTTCCGTCGGAAGGAAGCCCCGGGCGTGGGGACGGCCCTGACCGAGGACCGTGGACCATGTCGGAGATGCCGAAGGGGAGGCAGGGAACGCGGAGGGCGGGCGACGAAAACTCACCGATTTCCGCGCGGAGCTTTCCTATGGTAGAGAAAGGCAGCGCTGTTAGTCCAGCCCTGGCCGGACATGGGGCCCTTCCCACCGCCGGCGCCCCGGGCCTTGCGCAGGCAGCGGGTGGACCGCAGAGCCCGGGCCTTGCGCAGGCAGCGGGTGGACCGCAGAGCCCGGGCCTTGCGCAGGCAGCGGGTGGACCGCAGAGCCCGGGCGCAGCGGGGTGGACAGGAGAACCCGGGCCTTGCGCAGGCAGCGGGATGGACAGGAGAGCCCGGGCCTTGCGCAGGCAGCGGGTGGACCGCAGAGCCCGGGCCTTGCGCAGGCAGCGGGTGGACCGCAGAGCCCGGGCGCAGCGGGGTGGACAGGAGAACCCGGGCCTTGCGCAGGCAGCGGGTGGACCGCAGAGCAGAGGCTCCGAGCTGCGGGTGGCAGGAAGCACAGGAATGCAGAACGCagggagccggggtggggggcgggcagcagTGCCCCGACCTGCTTCAGGTGCCCTCACCTGAACTGCGGCTGCTCTGCGCCTCCGCCTCAGGGTCTCGGTGCCCttggcgccccccacccccactgggctGCACTTAGTACCTGTAAAGCCGCGAGCGTGGGGATGCGGGAGGAGACGGGGCTGCCGAGACTCCGGACGTAACAACACCCCCTCCCCGACGGCGGGGAGCGAGGTGCCCCCGCGAGCCCGGGGTTTCCACCCGTCCCGCGCCCCCTCCGCTCAGCCAGGGGTACTGACCGCCTTTCTACCGCGGGCGGAGTAGGGCGCCGGGACCCCGGGCCGGTTCAAGGCGGGGAGGACCCCGACGCCCGCTCGCACACCCCGGCCCTCCCCTGTGGTTTCTGCTCTCCGGaccggcggggggcgggggagagaagaCCCCCAGGGCCCGGGAGCCGTGGCTCCGAACAGCTGGGAGAGAAGGGCAGGACGACGCCCTGCGCTCACTCCGGCGCGGCGTGAAGCGCCCAGGTGAGGTCCCGAGGCCGCGGGGatagccccgcccccgcccctggcaGGTGTGTCCGCTCGCGGGAATGCTGACCCTCGCGCGCCTGGCGGGGAGGCCCGCGGTGAAACCGGGCTGTTGCAGGTCGGCCCCGCCGCGCAGGGAACGCGGGGAGCCGTTGCAGAAGTGAAAGCGCGCGGTAAGGCGTAGACTCGGCTTCCGCAGCTTTGACCCGATGCCCCTCGGAACTCGGCACCAGGCAGCCCAGCTCCGAGCGCgttcccgggggtggggggcggcccGCCCTCCAGCCCTTACCTCTCAGTCTGTGCTGCAGGCAGAGGTAGACGAGGCCCGCGGCGATCTGCAGCAGCAGCACCGGGAGCACGGCGAGGAGGACCAGCACGCCGGGGTTGATCCAGTAGAAGGGGTCTGGAAGGCAGAAGGAGCGCTGCAGCCCCGGCCCCGCACTGATCCGAGGCCGTGGCACAGCCCGAGGGAGAAGCGGGTCTGCTTCCGGGAAGGCTCCCCGCGAGGCCCGTCTTACAGAGTTTAGGAATCAGCTGAGAGACTTAGGTCAGGTCCTCACAGCGCaccgggctggggtgggggcgcagGGGGTGACCGCACTGACCCACGACCACGCCTCTGGAGGAGGGGGCCACAGCCCCACGAGACTATGGCCCCGCCTGAGTCTGAgctgggccggggtgggggttagggagtCAGGATCCGTGCAGTTAGAGGGGAAAACCAAATGGAGTTATTTTTAGTCATCTTTGaactgaaatttagcatttctTCCCATTAGCAGGTCTGTAGGCAACCTGCCACAATAGTATGAAGAGAATCTGACTTTGAATCAAGAAAAACCgcaaatattttcatatcatgTTAGAGTGGTTTGCAGAAACCTCTAAATATATCACTTTGGTTCATCACTACTTTAAAATTACAGTAGTTCTCAGGGCCACTTCACATCTTGTAACATTTTGATAGCCGTGTTTCAGtacaaatatgttttatttcatgcATTTGAAAGATCCCTCTGGGAAGGGTAAAAACAGAAGGGCCGAGGCGGgggaggctcctggctggctcctcAGTAGGGAACAGGAGTCTCCATcttaggattgtgagttcaagccccacattgggaacaGAGGTTTacctaaaaaaagagagagcacaggggtcTGTTGGCGTCCCCGGTGCAGTTATGAACCCCTCCTAGGGTGGTTTGATGACCGAGGGGATGTGGCGTGGGACCACGGATGGGGGTGGTCTCCGGCTCTGGCTCTGCCCCCACCTGGAACTTGCCATTCCAGAATCTTGTTCATCCACGCCCAAGAGCTCTGCCTGTCTAAGCTCAGAGTGTCCGGCTGGCTCAGCCCACCTCATCTTGTTCTCTCCTATCCTGGGGACAGATAAAGACAGGGCCATCAAGGGCACGGACCAAGAGACAGCAAGGAACAGCACGCAACTGGACCGAGAGGGTTTCTTAGGTAGGAACCAAATCCTTCGAGCTGCAGGTTAAGGCTCTTATCTGTGATGTGCCCCAGAAGAAAATGTAGCCAATTCTGCTCTCCAAGTTCTTATCCCAAGTTCCCTGCAGGTACAGACTTGCACACTTGTATACCTTCACAAAGTGCTAGAATCACAAAACGGGAGAGAAGGAACCATTAGGGGTCTGCTGATGGAAAGTAACAGGAGAGAGCATCACCTACGAATGCTTGGAAAAGTAAGTTACACCTGGTTGTACTTCTCTCTCAGTTTACAAGAAATACAAAGATGGGGCACTGTGTAGAACAGAATGGGGATGGAACCAGCAAAGCTAGACTGTGGGAAACTCCACAGGGCAAACAGCAGCCTGTGGATCTCGGTTAGACCTGACTCAAACTGAACAGCTCTAGAAATATATTTGGGGAGCCGGCAGGGGAATTTGAACAGAGAGTGGCATTGAGGATATTAGggaatttttgttaattttaaaagacaggttgagggcgactgggtggctcagtgggttaagccgctgccttcggctcaggtcatgatctcagggtcctgggatcaagtcctgcatcgggttctctgctccgcggggagcctgcttcctcctctctctctctctgcctgcctctctgcctacttgtgatctctctgtgtcaaatgaataaataaaatctttaaaaaaaaaaaaagacaggttgACAATATTGTGtttatggttttttatttttttatttttatttattttttaaaagattttatttatttatttgacagagagagatcacaagtagacagagaggcagagagagagagagagagagagaggaggaagcaggcttcccgctgagcagagagcccgaagtggggctcgatcccaggaccctgagatcatgacctgagcccgaaggcagaggctttaacccagtgagccacccaggcgcccgtgtttatggttttttaaaagagttcTTCCCTTTTAAAAGAAGTggtactttctttttgtttgttttccaagtaAACTCACCCCCCCAttgtgaccttgagatcaagagtcactgaGATCACCCCAGATGACCTTGAGATGGTGAGTCACGTGCTCCATGGATTGCGTCAGCCCGGTGCCCTTGAGTGACCCATTCTTGCACATTTAGTGATTTAATGATAATAATGCCTAGGATTTGCCCTGGTAATtcagtgggggagggtggagactCGGGGGTCAGGGGAACTGGCAGTCTGTCTGTCCACCTGGGTGACTGCCGCAGAAAGGGGGTGGGACCCTCGAGGCTCCCTGTGATCGTCTCTCTGTTTCTGGGATGCTTTTAAGTTTCATAATGAAGCGTAGGAAGAAAGGATTAGAGAAAATAGGTAGTAAAATCACAAAGATGCAAGAAAAAAAGTTGGAACGAAAGAGAGAAGACTCTGGAGAGAAGGCGGGGAGGTAATTCTCTGCTCTAACAGTCACTGCAGTTCAGTCCTCGAGCTGCCTCGGATTCCTGCTCCCCAGGCGAGGGGGCGGTCCCGTGTTTACGGGTAAAACACTTTCCTTAGACTCTTCGGCAGACTCTGAGCTGGGAGGGCCCGGCTGGAACGTGCAACATCAACGTCCCCTGAGGCGGCTTCGTTTCTCccgctttcttttcttctcctttcctttcccttacgttcctgttccttttccttcctcccttcctccttgccttgcctttccctctccttctctctctctctctctttccttccttcctttctgtctccctccccttgctccctcTTCTTCCGTCTTTGGGGACGGGGGTTGTGCTGGGGGAGGCAGACTCAGAACGGGAAGGCAGGAACGCCACCCTGACCGTCCTCGCGGGCACTCGGCCGCGCGTCCAAGCCCCCCGCCGAGCCAGCTGTGCCACGACATTGCAGGGCGCACAAAGCCGTTTTCACAGCCCGGACGCCCTCCTGCAGACGTGGGGCTTTGTTACCGCGCACACAATGCCATCTTCTGGCCGCGACACACAGAAGCCACGGATTGTCTGATGAGCGCGTGCGGAGCCGCGGAAGGACCCTGAGACACTGTTCTTCAGCCAACGGCAGTGGGCAGTCAGGGCTCCCTCCCCGCACCTCACCTGAGGGGACCGAACAACAAATGCCCAAACCCCCCTCATTAAAAAGACTCCCGAGAGCGAACTCGGAAGGTAGCGTCTCTCTTTCACACGTTTGCTCGTTTGTGTAGTTACTTGGAGCACGTTTTCCAGGCATGTTCCTCGTCCAATAAAACACCCACACCCACGGGGGAgcctctgtgctgggcttggGTAGTTGGGCTCCTTCGGAATCATGCCTCCGTTTAGAACCAACAAACAAGGAGACATTCCAGAGCCAgacttggaaggaaggaagtccGCTTGACCCTGGAATTCACTCTCGGGTTATTTGCATCCCCTCTAGcggcaaaacaacaacaacaacaataaaaccaacCAGGAATGGACGATTCTGGGTGGTGCTGCCTCTGTTTCTcggtttctttattttattttttaaaatgtttgtctctgtgtgtgcTCACCCTCCCGTAACTGCCCTATGGGACCGTCTCATAGTCGTCTCTCCGTATCCGCTACCCCTGCGGCCGGGACCATGACGTCTGTGCTGGGTGCCCACCTCCAGCAGCCCGTCACCCACGGCCCCCGGCTCGGTGCCCACCTCCAGCAGCCCGTCACCCACGGCCCCCGGCTCGGTGCCCACCTCCAGCAGCCCGTCACCCACAGCCCCCGGCTCGGTGCCCACCTCCCGCAGCCCGGCACCCACGGCCCCCGGCTCGGTGCCCACCTCCAGCAGCCCGTCACCCACGGCCCCCGGCTCGGTGCCCACCTCCAGCAGCCCGTCACCCACGGCCCCCGGCTCGGTGCCCACCTCCAGCAGCCCGTCACCCACGGCCCCCGGCTCGGTGCCCACCTCCAGCAGCCCGTCACCCACAGCCCCCAGCCGGGGGCACGGCCCTCACGCAGTTCCGGTGTCCAGGCCATTTGCCGCCTCCTCGCCCTGCCTCAGGCCCGGCTTCCCCAGCCGGCCG is from Mustela erminea isolate mMusErm1 chromosome 4, mMusErm1.Pri, whole genome shotgun sequence and encodes:
- the ZFP57 gene encoding zinc finger protein 57 homolog, producing the protein MPNLPEASAWPLHLHSDQDPESPRRGSRQPWGSGGPWTTLEADSAEEKLPLRVAEQAERAAAARACWWEPWLQEPVTFDDVAVNFTQEEWVCLDTSQRLLYQSVMAETFRNLLSVDLVIKLEQEEKQWRAELPLRPPSGEGLPSGSGKKALEEETQRPPDDKEALACGGTGSASVAPAPTPRAPALPAPQAGPPFLCPPCGRSFSKRASLLSHPCVPSPHATSRCGQCGKGFRNPRELGYHRRTHLGDRPFCCPLCDKTYCDASGLSRHRRVHLGYRPHSCPCCGKCFRDRSELRRHQKTHQNQDRVAGDQKPIGTVPGAGAQERADGSQGSSQKLVAVTHALVARAREATTGTQGPVARTQPGTDGKPVTTVRLWAAAPGPGTRMHTPSPRAPCLDPRPHGPPVKPSRLKVFSCPHCPLTFGKKACLSSHQQAHVSGQPRSCFRCGKSFSSSLALVRHQQTHWRQKTYRCPVCDVCFGDRDSLLGHWGDSKSQDLCLGNLQVCWAVLGQWLSFFREAPRLSGKVMDLSRDSGSRDRVRRAGGGRRRGESR